A window from Sebastes fasciatus isolate fSebFas1 chromosome 22, fSebFas1.pri, whole genome shotgun sequence encodes these proteins:
- the LOC141761211 gene encoding ladderlectin-like, which translates to MDSSPHVLQKYNSHVCFSLLKIILTIIIIIISSTKMLTVSLLVCAVMALTRAYDVPEDDWTKFGGRSFLYVQTARTWADAERKCQDYGGNLASVHSVDEQQFIQGLILSITEKNALTWLGAFDAQQEGLWLWSDGTRFKFDYWDQGQPDNRGDSHCLVMNYSDRKKFDDTPCSLLRPSVCAKKP; encoded by the exons ATGGACTCTAGTCCTCACGTTCTTCAGAAGTATAACTCTCacgtctgtttctctttgttgaAGATCATtttgaccatcatcatcatcatcatctcatccaCGAAGATGCTGACTGTGTCTCTACTCGTCTGTGCCGTGATGGCTCTGACCAGAGCTTATG ATGTTCCAGAGGATGATTGGACTAAGTTCGGTGGTCGCTCTTTCCTCTACGTTCAAACAGCCAGGACCTGGGCTGATGCTGAG AGAAAATGTCAGGACTATGGTGGAAACCTTGCATCAGTGCATAGTGTCGATGAGCAGCAATTTATTCAGGGTTTGATACTGAGTATCACTGAGAAAAATGCACTGACATGGCTCGGAGCCTTTGATGCACAACAG GAGGGTTTATGGCTCTGGAGTGATGGTACACGTTTTAAGTTCGACTACTGGGATCAAGGACAGCCTGATAATCGTGGGGATTCACATTGTCTGGTGATGAACTATTcag ATCGTAAGAAATTTGACGACACTCCTTGCTCTCTCCTAAGGCCGTCCGTCTGCGCCAAAAAGCCATGA